In a single window of the Candidatus Eisenbacteria bacterium genome:
- a CDS encoding glutathione peroxidase, whose product MVRSVHEFRVITIDGDEKSLADYRGKTLLIVNTASRCGFTPQYKSLEALYRRYKSQGFEVVAFPANDFMKQEPGTNAEIKEFCSLEFRTSFPLFSKISVKGKQIEPLYAYLTRDSGFPGEISWNFTKFLVDPDGKVVARFDSATDPLAKQITDRLDSLTAKR is encoded by the coding sequence ATGGTGCGCAGCGTTCACGAGTTCCGAGTCATCACCATCGACGGAGACGAGAAGTCCCTGGCCGACTACCGGGGCAAGACGCTTCTGATCGTCAACACCGCGTCGCGGTGCGGCTTCACTCCCCAGTACAAGTCGCTCGAAGCCCTCTACCGCCGCTACAAGAGTCAGGGATTCGAGGTCGTCGCTTTTCCGGCGAACGACTTCATGAAGCAGGAGCCCGGAACGAATGCCGAGATCAAGGAGTTCTGCAGCCTCGAGTTTCGGACCAGCTTCCCGCTCTTCAGCAAGATCAGCGTGAAGGGCAAACAGATCGAACCGCTCTACGCCTACCTGACGCGAGACTCCGGTTTCCCGGGGGAGATCTCGTGGAACTTCACCAAGTTTCTCGTCGACCCCGACGGGAAGGTGGTTGCTCGGTTCGATTCCGCCACGGATCCGCTCGCCAAGCAGATCACGGACCGGCTCGACTCACTCACAGCCAAGCGATAA
- a CDS encoding DUF4397 domain-containing protein — MTNRRQISLLGAAALALFAVTGCSSDDDNPVSPGTPAAQARVMAVHASPDAPAVDLLVDGTIAGTALAFPNSTPYLSVTSGTRNVKVNVTGTATTVINADLALSANTNYSVFATDSVASIGALVLTDDLTAPAAGKAHVRFVHLSPNAPAVDVAVQGGAVLFANRSFKEFAPFTPVDAGTYNLEVRLAGSSTVVLPLNGIVLQAGKIYTVFAKGFVGGAAAQALGAQIIVNN, encoded by the coding sequence ATGACGAATCGCAGGCAGATCTCGCTTCTGGGGGCGGCGGCCCTCGCACTGTTCGCCGTGACGGGTTGCAGCAGCGACGACGACAACCCGGTCAGCCCCGGGACGCCGGCCGCTCAGGCGCGCGTCATGGCCGTCCACGCGTCCCCTGACGCTCCGGCGGTCGATCTGCTGGTCGACGGCACGATCGCCGGAACTGCGCTGGCATTTCCGAACAGCACCCCGTACCTCAGCGTCACGTCCGGCACTCGCAACGTGAAGGTGAACGTCACCGGAACCGCGACCACGGTGATCAATGCGGACCTCGCGTTGAGCGCCAACACGAACTATTCCGTGTTCGCGACCGATTCGGTCGCCAGCATCGGCGCCCTCGTCTTGACCGACGACCTCACCGCTCCGGCTGCCGGCAAAGCGCACGTGCGCTTCGTCCACCTGTCACCGAACGCACCGGCTGTCGATGTCGCGGTTCAGGGTGGCGCCGTGCTGTTCGCGAACAGGAGCTTCAAGGAGTTCGCGCCCTTCACGCCAGTCGACGCGGGGACCTACAACCTCGAGGTTCGTCTGGCCGGAAGCAGCACGGTGGTGCTGCCGCTCAACGGCATCGTGCTGCAGGCCGGGAAGATCTACACGGTGTTCGCGAAGGGCTTCGTGGGCGGAGCCGCCGCCCAGGCGCTGGGCGCGCAGATCATCGTCAACAACTGA
- a CDS encoding MerR family transcriptional regulator, giving the protein MKPKPSRGDAKTLSIGALSRATQIPAETLRTWERRYGSPIPERKPSGHRLYSATQVERLRRVTRLLALGHRPGDILGLPSDELDRMLSIADPEEAATPDQRSIEFGRESLARSLAAALKAASDLDREALVRELRASWVRLGPLRFLEDFAGPFMSEIGMAWRSKALEVRHEHFASACLSGFLREVREPFDHTARGPRLAVATLSSDTHEGGLLMLSTLLAYRGYRVLYLGCDNPVEQIAAAATTRGIEIVAISISAAAPRRRTSAAVGRLRRMLPHRMPLWIGGAGAPVPPKGVERFENLEALDARLTG; this is encoded by the coding sequence GTGAAGCCAAAACCCAGTCGAGGCGACGCGAAAACCCTCTCGATCGGCGCCCTGTCGCGAGCCACTCAGATCCCGGCCGAAACCCTTCGCACCTGGGAACGTCGGTACGGCTCGCCCATTCCGGAGCGCAAGCCGTCGGGGCATCGCCTCTATTCCGCCACGCAGGTCGAGCGCCTGCGCCGCGTCACGCGACTGCTGGCGCTGGGGCATCGACCGGGCGACATCCTGGGACTCCCGTCGGACGAGCTCGATCGCATGCTGTCGATCGCGGACCCCGAGGAGGCCGCGACGCCGGACCAGCGGTCGATCGAATTCGGGCGCGAGTCACTCGCCCGCTCGCTCGCCGCGGCATTGAAGGCCGCCTCCGACCTCGATCGCGAGGCACTGGTTCGGGAGCTGAGAGCCAGCTGGGTCCGGCTCGGGCCGCTTCGCTTTCTCGAAGACTTCGCCGGCCCCTTCATGTCCGAGATCGGCATGGCGTGGAGAAGCAAGGCTCTCGAGGTTCGCCATGAGCACTTCGCTTCGGCCTGCCTCTCCGGCTTTCTTCGCGAGGTTCGCGAGCCATTCGATCACACGGCTCGCGGCCCGCGGCTCGCGGTGGCGACGCTCTCCAGCGATACCCACGAAGGCGGCCTGCTCATGCTGAGCACGCTGCTCGCGTACCGCGGGTACAGGGTCCTCTACCTGGGCTGCGACAACCCGGTCGAGCAGATCGCCGCTGCCGCGACGACGCGCGGCATCGAGATCGTCGCCATCAGCATCTCGGCAGCCGCTCCTCGACGCCGGACCTCCGCCGCGGTCGGTCGGCTGCGTCGAATGCTGCCGCACCGCATGCCGCTGTGGATCGGCGGGGCCGGTGCGCCGGTGCCTCCGAAAGGCGTCGAACGCTTCGAGAACCTCGAGGCACTCGACGCCAGACTCACGGGCTGA
- a CDS encoding T9SS type A sorting domain-containing protein, whose product MTTCRDARLRSNYLGTVFLALGSVLLALPARAQSQNRDGFAVERLYSTVGACRSVAIGDYDGDGDNDLAMAGARTPALGDLDGDGALDLAFPSIYTGEVAFMFGQRSVTLRKPSKPSARHVLADDTSQASLRLDPVAPHQGASSLEVRFTLPGSAPVSLEMFDITGRRIQERWAPRGASGEQAMEFSLDRSLRSGVYWLRLRQGAAVATRRFTIVR is encoded by the coding sequence ATGACCACGTGCCGTGATGCGCGTCTGCGCTCGAATTACCTTGGAACCGTCTTCCTTGCCCTCGGTAGCGTGTTGCTCGCGCTGCCCGCCCGAGCTCAATCGCAAAATCGCGACGGGTTCGCCGTCGAGCGTCTCTACTCAACGGTCGGGGCCTGTCGTTCGGTCGCGATCGGCGACTACGACGGCGACGGCGACAACGATCTCGCCATGGCCGGCGCACGCACTCCAGCGCTTGGAGATCTCGATGGCGACGGCGCACTGGATCTCGCGTTTCCTTCGATCTACACGGGCGAGGTCGCGTTCATGTTCGGTCAGCGATCAGTGACTCTCCGAAAGCCGAGCAAGCCATCCGCTCGCCATGTGCTTGCGGATGACACGTCACAAGCATCGCTACGACTCGATCCGGTCGCCCCGCACCAAGGTGCCAGCTCACTCGAGGTGAGATTCACGCTGCCGGGCAGCGCGCCCGTGAGCCTTGAGATGTTCGACATCACGGGTCGCCGCATTCAAGAGCGGTGGGCGCCCAGGGGAGCCAGCGGCGAACAGGCCATGGAGTTCAGTCTCGATCGCTCACTTCGATCCGGCGTCTACTGGCTCCGCCTTCGTCAGGGGGCAGCCGTGGCGACTCGACGCTTCACGATCGTGCGCTGA